The genomic window CACGACCAATGATCTCAAGCGTGCATTTTTTCTGGCTGGAACCTTACTGGAGCCCATGATGTGAACTTATCTTCTGTCAACCTGTTAATTGCGTTTTGTAGTTACAAAGTTTATTACCACTAGCAAATTTGCAGCAGAAACGCAAAATACGAAACCTAAAATTCAATTGCAGCCATTACATATTTTGAGTACACATGCATATAGCATAGGAATGCTTCTTTTACCTTCATCACCATTATTCGAACTGGTGCTCCAAGTTCTCCAGCCTTAGCAAACAATGACCTCCCGACCTCATTAGTCATCTATTATTATGATAAATTTTGTGCTCACAGTCATATATGCTCGTAAAGCAAAATTCAGAAGTACAAGAAAGCTGCTTCTGCAATGATGCATAGTTGCTCATTTGCAAACCTTTTGACCTGAAGGCCATAAATTCGGGTTGAAACGGACAGCACGGTATTTTTCCTGGAGAGAAGCAAATGAAATAAATGTTAGAAAGTAGGATGGACATTTTTTTTATGCTCAGAAAGTTCAAAAAGATTGTACTTGCACAATCAGATGTTCAAGCTGTTTAATGCCGCTTCCGTCATCTGCGGGATTTGCGAGGCAGCAACCAATAAATTTTGATGGATACTTCTTCAACACACTACAGAGAAAAATTATAAGGCTGAGATATATCAAAGCGGGAATCCCACTAAACTTTTCATATAGATACAAATCATATGACTAGTTCAGTTCATATGGATGCAAGAAAAGTTTACCTAGTTACTAAAGAGTGGTCAAACATATGATTAATAGGTTGAACAATGAGTGCGCCATCAACTCCAGCTTCATCCATGCACTAGGGGAAAGAGAAACAAGTTCAAAATAATAATCTGACCGGCATATTAGTCTGAAGTCTCAACAGTTTAACAAAAGAGAAGTGACGGGATAAAATATGAAACACATGTTGGAATTAATATTTGCAATACACATTTAGCAGTTAAGAAACAGAGGTCCTGTCGATACTCGATACACAGAAATTGGGAAGGGGGCATTGGGTGTTTCTTTTCCTCGTTAAATTCACAAGCTCTAAATAGCTAATTTAGTGCATCTCTAGCCGATCAATTTAACTCCTTATATGCCCTTATACTAACTCCATATAATTTGAGGAGTTAAACAGTGGCTGGAGGACCTAACCGAATTCTCAAATTTAACTCCCTATAGCTTACATTTGGTTCACTCATTCCGTCAAACACTTGCAATGCAGCACTCAACGCACACAAAACCTATGGAACAAGAAAAAGAGGGCACCTCAGCACCCTATGGTCTATGCATTTGTTCAGCCAAATAACCAGTACCACGCAACCCTGCCCCAATTAACAGAGAAAATTAAATCATTCCAGGATGCGGTCTACTATCATCATATATTCATATCCATCTACTGACTACTTTCTTTCGATGAACCATCCAAAGCTACTTCCACAAGCAAAGAGGAACAGTGGAGACCTCGAGCAAGAAGTCCACATCACCCCGGAGCGTCGGCTCCTGGCCCGGGAAAAAGGGGTAATTCTCGGCAGCCTGCACAACCACATAAATCTCATCAAGGGAAGGCGCCAACAATTGGGAATTGGTGTACGCCCGTCCGTGGGGGTGCCTTTTCTTTTACCTGCAGCGGCGAGGCCCAGACGTGGAGGTGGGAGTCCACGACCTTGCAAGAAGCGGGGCCGGCCTTGCCggaggaggccatggcggcggcgcaaatggcggtggtggaggagaggagcagcctcctcctcgttgtcgccgGTGTGGGTAGGATAGATGATAGCAGAGTGCGGGAGGTGGTGGCTAGCGGGGACAAGAATCTGCAGGGCACGGCCGCTGCTGATGAGGAGGCCACTAAAGACGAGGGATGGTGGTGGCGGGTAGATATCAGGTGATAGTGactaaacccgggcatgggcagcccggcccgaaaaacccgggccgggccCGGGCTTTGTTTTACAGCCCGAAAGATAGTTCGGACCGGGCTCGGGCTTCATTTTTTCCATTTTTCAGGCCGgtctttcgggcttcgggccgggcttgcacgtgcgcgtactaaaaaacagcatttgggccgggctttcgggcttcgggcttgatttcgggccgggctcgggcttgaaaataTGGAGTATTTCGGGCATCGGGCCAGGCTCGGCCTttagaaatgaaggtcgggcttttacaagcccggcccgaaacccggcccggcccgacgtttgcccgggTTTAGGTGATACCACCCTTTACATGCTCCCATGATATAAATTTTGAAAGGTCAtatttaaatgtttcaaaaaaatctaaaaaaaaaatTGAATGTTCACAAGACATGTGTCTATaacccctaaaaaattcagatcaaaattcaaaatttacattgagaaacaaaaaagacaaatccataTGTGAATAGTGTCATTTCTTATTGTGTCTTCTTTTGACACTATTCATTGTAgacttctcttttttgtttctcaatgtataTTTCGAATtttcatttgaattttttttggagttatagaaaaATGTCTCGTGAACATACacaaattttttcagaattttttgaaacatcaAAATGTCACTTTTCAAAAATTGGAGCATGGTAGCATGTGGTGACCtctggtgtggtgtggtgtggtgtcaGGTTTTATGTGAGTGtgatgtttttttcttcttctttaaaacacaaaaaaacttGGCAATGCTGAATGGAGCTCGGCCTGAATTTGAAATGATCGAAATTCATGTGTAAatttataaatatttttaaaaaatacaCATATACTTTGAGACATAACGTAaaagtgtgtaaattttcaggacgaaATACGTTAAAATGAGTGCTACATAAAAAAACAAGTTTGCGGCTTTTTAGTACATAAACTATTCATCGTAAAAGTCTACGATTTATTTCACAACTCGCTTTTCAAGGTATTTCATGCTGAGATTTTACAGATATGCActtcaaaaattgaaatttgaatttTAGTACAtgttttttcagattttttaaacTATGAAATTTGAAATTTTAATTTTTCGGCCTCCATGAAGACCGACCTCCAAAACGCCCTACTCAAACAAACTGCTTTGTTCATCTATATTtattataccaatataaaaagatccaaaggtgcagatccaattaatctcggccatttAATTGTGTCAATGCAACgatctagactgcttcaatgtcgagcgctcaacacatttagtgtgcagttaatttcatgtcaAATATAGTCCTAATCACAtgataacacgcaaataatatcctacttaatatccgcatgcacttaatatgcTTCCTAATTAACGTGCATTGCAAGTACATATTGACTAGTATAAGAAAGATACGCACGTAGTTTTACATAACGAGCTTTGTAACATAGAGAAATAATAACCCTTAACAGAAACGAGTTGTCGTTGACGAGAACCACCCAAGCCGAGAAGAACATTGTTGCAGTGCTATTCGGCGCTTGAGACGCTGAAAATCACGCATACCCTAGGTCGGCCGCAATGAATTAACTGTTTAACTGGTTCACTCGCTCCAACCGGCCGCTTGCTAGCTCGCCAACAGTAGGAACGTAAATAGTACGGATAATTCCAACAGATATGAATGCGGGTACGAATTTTTGATCAACTGGATATCCGATGGATATGGTATCTGTAATATTCAATGGATGTGAATTATCTGGCATGATACTGTAATTATCCGATTGTTATCTTTGCCATGGATTGTACCAAGTGTCCCATACCTTCCATGCCACCGCCTCCCATGGCACTCATGTCGCCTCCCGTGCTTCCTAAGAGCACTTATAGCCGGACGCCCCAAACCCATCTCAAATGTTCATGCGGAATCACAAATTTTTGACCAAGACGGTAGCCTTAAACAGGCcttaaacgcccgggctgaccaACACATCTCATATCCAGCcaaaatatggggcggatatgggggcgttAGGACACGCCCGGGCGCGTCCACCGCGTTGGACCCAGCCCACACTGGCCCACCGGACCCCACATATATTCCTTCCCATCCCGCCGGACCAAACTCTAACCACTTCACTCCACTCCTCTCCGCCACCCAATCTCACCTCTCCGGccgtctccggcatggcgggcagtGGATCTGACTCCAACCAGCCCGCATTGCACTCCGCCATTCCCGGGAGGACAACGCCCAACCGACGGCAGGATCTGTTCGGTGCGACTCCATAGCGTCGGCTCAACTGGCACTCGGATCCTTTAGGGCTCGATCATCGCGGTCCCGGCAGCCGAAAAATCACTCCTCCCC from Triticum aestivum cultivar Chinese Spring chromosome 3B, IWGSC CS RefSeq v2.1, whole genome shotgun sequence includes these protein-coding regions:
- the LOC123067757 gene encoding uncharacterized protein — translated: MPGFSHYHLISTRHHHPSSLVASSSAAAVPCRFLSPLATTSRTLLSSILPTPATTRRRLLLSSTTAICAAAMASSGKAGPASCKVVDSHLHVWASPLQAAENYPFFPGQEPTLRGDVDFLLECMDEAGVDGALIVQPINHMFDHSLVTSVLKKYPSKFIGCCLANPADDGSGIKQLEHLIVQEKYRAVRFNPNLWPSGQKMTNEVGRSLFAKAGELGAPVRIMVMKGISSYIQEIEELCTDYPATTVIFDHMAFCKPPTNDDEEKAFSSFLNLSRFPQVYVKYSALFRITREAYPYEDTSQLLSRAISSYGASRIMWGSDFPYVVPECGYKGAKEAISHVAGKAAVSSSDLEWILGKTVSQLFQGAWVTP